The Meiothermus sp. genome segment GAAGGGAGACGCTTTTTTCGCCGACCGTTCGGGAGGGGTGTGCTCTAGGATTCAAAAAGATAGCCTCTGAGGGTCTTTGGTTTGGATGATTATCTTTTTGAATCCGGTATTACAGCGGCGTAGAGATGGCTATACCTGGGGATTTGCCCTTCCATGGCAACCCCACCCTTGCCCTCCCCTGCTGGGGGGGGTAGGCAGTGTATGGGGGTCTATACGACGCTGCACTTATTTTGCGGTAGGTGTTGAAGCACGTTGACTGCCCAAAATTGCTATGTGCGGCTCATTGAGAGAGACTGCTGCGTATGCCGTATTCCTGGTTACCAGACCACTAGCTTTTCTTGCCCAGGCGATCCTGAGCAGCCTTGGCCAGCTCCTCGGCTTTGGCCCTGGCCTGCTCGGCGGCGTGCTGGGCCTGTTCGCTCAGGTGCTTGAGCTGGTCGGGCACCCCGTCACCGTCTTTGTCCAGGTTGGCCTTGAGCTCCTCGAATTTGGTTTTGGCCTGTTCGGCGGCCTGTTTGGCCTGGTTCATAACCCCCTCGAGCTGATCCGGTACTCCGTCGCCGTCCTTATCAAGACTAGCTTTCACTTCGTTGAATTTGCTTTCGGCCTGCTTAAGGGCGTTTTCCGCTGCTTCGCGGACTTTGTTGGCCAGTTCTTTGAAATCCATAAAAGTTCCCTCCACCCTCCATCCTAGCACCCCCATGTGACCCGG includes the following:
- a CDS encoding dolichyl-phosphate-mannose-protein mannosyltransferase gives rise to the protein MDFKELANKVREAAENALKQAESKFNEVKASLDKDGDGVPDQLEGVMNQAKQAAEQAKTKFEELKANLDKDGDGVPDQLKHLSEQAQHAAEQARAKAEELAKAAQDRLGKKS